A window of Macrotis lagotis isolate mMagLag1 chromosome X, bilby.v1.9.chrom.fasta, whole genome shotgun sequence contains these coding sequences:
- the LOC141497708 gene encoding 2-iminobutanoate/2-iminopropanoate deaminase-like isoform X2, translating to MPSETLPLETRKNPTPITSKQKVDTSERELKKHCHDFLNEKSTQHRKGATSHRPLQALVNVGEILKAGGCDFSNVVKSTVLLADINDFNLFNEVYKQFFKGSFPARAAYQVAALPLGAHMEIEVIAVQGPLTCV from the exons ATGCCGAGCGAGACACTCCCTCTCGAGACCCGCAAAAATCCGACACCAATTACATCCAAGCAGAAGGTAGACACTTCAGAGagggaattaaaaaaacattGCCATGACTTCCTTAACGAAAAAAGTACTCAGCACAGAAAAGGCGCCACAAGCCATCGGCCCCTACag GCTCTTGTAAATGTGGGAGAAATTCTCAAGGCTGGAGGCTGTGACTTCAGTAATG TGGTAAAGAGTACTGTTCTACTGGCTGATATAAATGACTTCAATCTTTTTAATGAGGTCTACAAGCAat TTTTCAAAGGTAGTTTTCCAGCCAGAGCTGCTTACCAAGTTGCTGCTTTGCCTCTT GGAGCTCATATGGAAATTGAAGTGATAGCTGTGCAGGGGCCACTTACTTGTGTCTGA
- the LOC141497708 gene encoding 2-iminobutanoate/2-iminopropanoate deaminase-like isoform X1 produces the protein MTSLTKKVLSTEKAPQAIGPYSQGLLIDRTLYVSGQVGRDPRSGKLVSGGLVEEFKQALVNVGEILKAGGCDFSNVVKSTVLLADINDFNLFNEVYKQFFKGSFPARAAYQVAALPLGAHMEIEVIAVQGPLTCV, from the exons ATGACTTCCTTAACGAAAAAAGTACTCAGCACAGAAAAGGCGCCACAAGCCATCGGCCCCTACag TCAAGGTTTACTGATCGACCGGACCCTGTATGTCTCTGGTCAGGTTGGTAGAGATCCCAGAAGTGGAAAACTTGTGTCAGGAGGGCTGGTGGAAGAATTTAAACAG GCTCTTGTAAATGTGGGAGAAATTCTCAAGGCTGGAGGCTGTGACTTCAGTAATG TGGTAAAGAGTACTGTTCTACTGGCTGATATAAATGACTTCAATCTTTTTAATGAGGTCTACAAGCAat TTTTCAAAGGTAGTTTTCCAGCCAGAGCTGCTTACCAAGTTGCTGCTTTGCCTCTT GGAGCTCATATGGAAATTGAAGTGATAGCTGTGCAGGGGCCACTTACTTGTGTCTGA